In Musa acuminata AAA Group cultivar baxijiao chromosome BXJ3-9, Cavendish_Baxijiao_AAA, whole genome shotgun sequence, a single genomic region encodes these proteins:
- the LOC135649445 gene encoding glutamate receptor 2.1-like, whose protein sequence is MEKPTGVIVFLFTFILFAAAQRNGSNIMENPFHVGVILDLTTLVGKMGQTSISMAIDDFYSINSNYTARLVLHTKDSGNDVVQAASAALDLIEKIEVQVIIGPQKSSQAALVSYVGNKSHVPIISFTATSPSLSSALTPYFVRAAFDDAVQVDSISSIIRAYGWREVVPVYEDSDYGRGIVPYLIDSLEQVDCRVPYRSVISLVATDDQIIEELYKLMTMQTRVFIVHMSVPMGSRLFRKVNEAGLMSQGYAWIMTDGLTSLVESLDPSIIASMQGTIGVRLYVPKSRKLDHFARRWRRRFQQENPDDQPAEPGIFALWAYDTVWTVAMAAENVKGINSSFLKLANTGNSTGSDRLGVSIAGPLLLKLISESRFRGISGEFLFADGQLQSSTFQIINVVGKGGREIGFWTPQHGIVKQLKKNRTKEYSALMTDMNPVIWPGESTVVPKGWEMPLSGKKLRIGVPLLDETDEFVKVERNPITNAITVSGFCIDVFEAALQTLPYALPHEYIPFENEKGLCAGTYDDLVDQVYFQKYDSVVGDVTIRENRSRYVDFTLPYTESGIAMLVPVKDSINKNAWIFLKPLTFDLWLGSLAAFFYTGFVVWVLEHCINMEFRDPVSQQLGTIFYFSFSTLVFAHREKLENLLSRIVVIIWVFVVLILTSSHTASLTSMLTVQQLQPTVTDLHELQNNGEYVGYPVNSFVKGLLMQLNFDEKRMRGYSYSDEYVEALKKGSHSGGVAAIVHEIPYIKQFLSKYCKGYTMVGPIYKTAGFGFVFPKGSPVVPDISRGILNVTEGDSMIQIEKKWFGGRDSCLKQGDIVGSGSLGFNSFWGLFLLSGAVSTCALVIFLASFVCKNWHEMRDIDRDKSISQRLISWVRYYNKKDYSANTFRKDNSEDSEQDADGTCRNSGEIPATLDDDPSNGRRSISNLSDVSCPPGESSSAELASPCSEARPISIIVTNRRH, encoded by the exons ATGGAGAAACCTACTGGTGTCATTGTCTTCCTGTTCACGTTCATTCTCTTTGCAGCAGCACAGAGAAATGGCAGCAACATTATGGAAAATCCCTTTCATGTTGGAGTAATCCTTGACCTGACCACCTTGGTCGGAAAAATGGGGCAAACTAGCATATCGATGGCGATCGATGACTTCTACTCCATCAACAGCAACTACACCGCGAGACTGGTTCTCCACACCAAAGATTCGGGTAACGATGTGGTGCAGGCGGCTTCTGCAG CTTTGGATCTTATAGAGAAGATAGAGGTGCAGGTCATTATAGGCCCTCAAAAATCCTCACAAGCAGCACTGGTCTCTTATGTCGGCAACAAATCTCATGTGCCTATTATCTCCTTCACGGCAACAAGTCCTTCCCTCTCATCCGCCCTAACACCGTATTTTGTACGGGCAGCATTTGATGATGCTGTTCAGGTGGATAGTATATCCTCCATTATCAGGGCTTATGGATGGAGGGAGGTTGTTCCTGTCTATGAGGACTCCGATTATGGTAGGGGCATCGTACCATACCTCATCGATTCCCTTGAACAGGTTGACTGCCGTGTCCCCTACCGCAGTGTGATTTCCTTAGTGGCAACTGATGACCAAATAATTGAAGAACTCTACAAACTGATGACCATGCAAACCAGGGTCTTCATCGTGCACATGTCAGTTCCCATGGGTTCTCGCCTCTTCAGGAAGGTCAATGAGGCCGGTTTGATGAGCCAAGGATATGCATGGATCATGACCGATGGACTAACAAGTCTTGTTGAGTCACTTGACCCATCTATCATTGCATCAATGCAAGGTACAATTGGTGTAAGACTATATGTTCCCAAGTCTAGAAAGCTCGATCATTTTGccaggagatggaggaggaggttTCAGCAGGAGAACCCTGATGATCAGCCTGCTGAACCTGGGATCTTTGCCTTGTGGGCTTATGATACAGTATGGACTGTGGCGATGGCAGCAGAAAATGTTAAGGGCATAAATTCTAGCTTTCTGAAGCTAGCAAATACCGGTAACTCAACAGGATCAGACAGGTTGGGGGTGTCTATTGCTGGTCCTCTACTGCTAAAATTGATATCTGAAAGCAGATTCAGAGGTATAAGTGGGGAATTTCTTTTTGCAGATGGGCAGTTGCAGTCCTCCACATTTCAGATTATCAATGTGGTTGGTAAAGGAGGGAGAGAAATTGGGTTCTGGACACCCCAGCATGGAATTGTAAAACAActtaaaaagaacagaactaaaGAGTATTCAGCCTTGATGACTGATATGAATCCAGTGATCTGGCCAGGAGAATCAACTGTTGTTCCAAAGGGTTGGGAGATGCCATTAAGTGGGAAGAAGTTAAGGATTGGTGTTCCTTTGTTGGATGAAACTGATGAATTTGTGAAGGTGGAAAGGAATCCCATCACCAATGCGATCACGGTAAGTGGGTTCTGCATTGATGTCTTCGAAGCTGCATTGCAGACATTGCCTTATGCTCTTCCACATGAGTACATCCCTTTCGAGAATGAAAAAGGACTGTGTGCAGGGACATACGATGACCTTGTGGATCAGGTCTATTTCCAG AAATATGACTCTGTGGTAGGGGATGTAACAATTAGAGAAAACCGATCTCGCTATGTGGACTTTACATTACCTTACACTGAATCAGGCATTGCAATGCTGGTACCAGTCAAGGACAGCATCAACAAGAATGCATGGATATTTTTGAAGCCACTGACCTTTGATTTGTGGTTGGGGAGCTTGGCTGCTTTCTTCTACACTGGATTTGTTGTGTGGGTGCTCGAACATTGCATCAACATGGAGTTTAGGGATCCAGTTAGCCAGCAGCTTGGGACAATCTTCTACTTCTCTTTCTCGACGCTAGTTTTTGCCCACA GGGAGAAGTTGGAGAATCTTCTGTCTAGAATTGTGGTGATTATATGGGTGTTTGTGGTGCTAATTCTTACATCCAGTCATACCGCTAGTTTAACCTCAATGCTTACAGTGCAACAGCTTCAGCCAACTGTCACTGACCTACATGAGCTTCAAAATAATGGGGAGTATGTAGGATATCCCGTCAATTCCTTTGTGAAAGGCCTATTGATGCAACTCAACTTCGATGAGAAAAGAATGAGGGGCTATTCTTACTCAGATGAGTATGTTGAGGCCCTGAAGAAAGGAAGCCACAGTGGTGGTGTTGCGGCCATTGTCCATGAAATCCCATATATCAAGCAATTCCTTTCAAAGTACTGTAAAGGTTATACAATGGTTGGACCAATTTACAAGACCGCGGGATTTGGATTT GTATTCCCCAAAGGCTCTCCTGTGGTCCCTGACATATCAAGAGGAATCCTAAATGTAACTGAGGGTGACAGCATGATACAGATCGAGAAGAAGTGGTTCGGGGGTCGGGATTCTTGTCTAAAACAGGGTGACATTGTTGGCTCTGGTAGCCTCGGCTTTAACAGCTTCTGGGGGTTATTTCTTCTAAGTGGAGCCGTTTCGACTTGTGCCCTGGTGATATTTCTAGCATCCTTTGTCTGCAAGAATTGGCATGAAATGAGAGACATCGATCGTGATAAGTCCATTTCACAAAGGCTCATATCTTGGGTAAGATACTACAACAAGAAAGATTATAGTGCCAACACTTTCAGGAAGGATAACAGTGAAGACTCAGAacaagatgccgacggaacctgCAGAAACTCAGGTGAAATTCCAGCGACACTAGACGATGATCCTTCAAACGGTCGAAGAAGCATATCCAACCTTTCTGATGTTTCCTGCCCTCCAGGAGAAAGCTCTTCTGCAGAGCTTGCAAGTCCATGTTCGGAAGCCAGACCGATCTCTATTATTGTAACCAACCGAAGGCATTAA